A genomic region of Ictidomys tridecemlineatus isolate mIctTri1 chromosome 10, mIctTri1.hap1, whole genome shotgun sequence contains the following coding sequences:
- the C10H16orf92 gene encoding fertilization-influencing membrane protein, with protein MRRWQWVPMWVWLAGLGAIETAPSPELAPGSEPPLFIDRLDFFDYPDSDQASILAVAQFIGERPVVFVKSGSSPGLFNHILVGALVVAFLFLLLQFCTHM; from the exons ATGAGGCGGTGGCAGTGGGTACCCATGTGGGTGTGGCTGGCTGGACTGGGGGCCATAGAAACAG CGCCCAGCCCAGAGTTGGCCCCAGGATCAGAGCCTCCACTCTTCATAGACAGACTTGACTTCTTTGATTACCCAGACTCGGACCAAGCCAGCATTCTGGCCGTGGCCCAGTTTATTGGAGAGAGGCCTGTGGTCTTTGTTAAATCAG GTTCCAGCCCTGGGCTCTTCAATCACATCCTGGTGGGAGCCCTGGTGGtggccttcctcttcctccttctccagtTCTGCACCCACATGTGA